From one Anopheles cruzii chromosome 3, idAnoCruzAS_RS32_06, whole genome shotgun sequence genomic stretch:
- the LOC128274113 gene encoding apolipophorins: MGILGGSRRSLLCGFLVTLVLFESAFAASCKTGCPTPDKSSKYSFKPGTFYNYDVDSYVQIQQSDAAANKETTLKVEGKMQLYAGDNCQYTLKVLSLTSYAPDGKKTPFGDEIGKPVQFALSNDELAPQLCAEADDTDFSVNVKRGLVSLFQSAQDKSVETDVFGVCRTDYSSHTSGGATVVSKSRDLSNCAYRESLSNSFVTRIVNSKAGIKSTPLLESYYNSQQTFKDGLLESVKLGEEYQYMPYLKDKVGVTAKMTTKLTLTGQQGGAAPALAGNAESRSVIFENPDQRSAGNLAVVKQELRATIDSYVNGAVGKKTSNLFLELIQLMRFSTKEDFLTLYNQVKAGSVAPNKSLSRKVYLDALFRVGTGDAVEAITQLYKNKEITDAQEQKLAFVSLNLVNSMTKEALKAVNKLLDGNPPREAYLSVGSLVSKYCQKHGCQSADVKEISNKFGTKLGKCQSSTRADEDTIVAVLKGVRNSDNLVAPLLDKVLTCTGPGASSRVRVAALQALPAASCNKKVVAAALNTLKDASEDSEIRIHAYLSLVECPSANVANELKALLDQEKVYQVGSFITSHLASLRASVDTTREAARQHFGKLRTSNKFPFDVRRYSFNREFSYAVESLGVGASAEASVIYSQKSFLPKSVGVNFTAELFGNAVNVFELEGRQDNLERLVEHYFGPKGFFSGLDLQSAYDRVVQQYQKLSDKAKERFRRGIREDIRALAKTVDLHNDALQDFNLDMTLKVFGSELFFLSTGDNVPTNPDEFLDKALECFDKLVEGAKKFERTFEHHALFLDTDLVYSTALGLPLRLSAHGAGVARLDAAVDVDLKALVKDYSNAKFNVKLAPSASFEVTGTLSVDAFNVMTGLQVAVSGHSSTGAAVKFALRDASAYDLTVDTLRNKQELVSVTFREVFVTRERGNQLITLPAKRHELGNKYTACFDNLNPFIGVTVCVANRDHQRTEEVFEVYLEVEPQFHFSGQLDNSNPKHVSLLLSFDTPGSQTKRLTNLRLEGVTGAELYVKATLESPIRNVDFQLGVNNNDKEVALYALAHNGAEEYLAKIGFEKGASGGRDEYVPIFTIRSPKGDAQVSKIVQTTGKIVVEQLEGGKRKYHLENIEWTSPYAPKTTVNGHVVSNSEGSFDAAVDVTVDQVVSNVVGHLDFDLRHVNLQLEKRTPSDAAKNFKAHLEVAYTENSFKNLLSFATGKDLANPTAKYELSQLAEFTLKPDAKGLESLKLTNKLQVPKQTLRLDFATNRNQFLLDGEYAYEKYKVAASVDAKYNEKTAGDYDVQVGGSLNKHFFKFFAKRIVEQNKSRFSNRLTASTGTKVELNGAVTNRFTSQEGELNLEGALVAADKAAPYKLALTVVFNAANVLSNAKVLVDKEEFATYDFKLERGEDPNGKFTFTVKDLFDGNGEMKSDKGQGDLFAVVSFLKQDRKVKLDSKFKVVAPVYDVSVDFFYDFEKDNAKVVHFETKNKVTQTSFDSKNVVEVFSERYELNLQGQGNPKPVDGTFSSKFSLVLPTGRQLGGDFKRDVSTKGEKKFGKMVTNLYDRLPGGKQRSVQWTGELKDADFKAKLFESAHTVVYSDLDSKTVKVDVGVKHVPAGTYRAASGSLKLSGELLPQTAELTLDVDEYCEHHAKYRVGGKYGADFGAQVDGYYHVGGHGKPANHDLKVALALSSFKLAVASNGKYLQPETDDGVHELDYSGSVDYNGQVASVTTHAKGNLARGNGNLKLALPNVDPIAAEGSYTYDAKDGGSLATNGALKVSYGQGKNFDFSGSAKAPSADDVQVHLTLKSEFENVRSVDVTFKHAKAAGSAYNTKLLVTADGKKYSVENAVVMTDSNPSVDFTLGYPGKTVKVYGSYKALGHSAFKAEAKVQNLADFDLEANVEGNFDSYQTFYFKLYGDAPKLNANQFTVEVNAKPGANGKGLSFRASEGGKDILSGYADYSVKEHGSGSVIEGQGSVKLYDKQQSATFKVVRERLSESGASVKLTAAIGKNTVLYDAHVHPNNFRLKMALCDEAKKCTNVELASKLERADTNSFKHEALVSVELQQLGYDHEFGLSAKTSANGLQLDHTTDVQLKEKKQPKYQYLLYIHPSSAGASLILPTRTVAVEGVFSVPKDKFGLFDGSVSFYLDRKNDPDNKATFGVRAETKALGAAGVSASGALTFSHPTIKALAVRAKGSLDGEKHAADGSVEFDIFKKASDKIVAKVRYVNGDQSYRGFNITSEASVSSKGLGLNCGFSGHSALSFANRQASAAGSLTLPFEGYTFGSYFFGSPEQFDFLLTRFGEDFVRAHGSFDIKKYRADFTSTVRLVPNRPVVFESQLSGLTSASFAFKQDPFFSADGSFGVDKAILLNVVGEGKPLLTAKVTLDATHFLSTEYKVDEANAKTFVVALNKQLQGDFGVVKDDITQRYGKLTQEVSTLSKNVLNALPDFGKFQESYRKQLQKLQEDVMSDPTIAEFVRAASKVFEAVAEVFGNLSQVYVESFRKISAIVSDVTGTLVETFNTKVLPALKELSAKVEAMLFNVYEETVKLVVAMFERTVKALKVFEEDFNKIAGNVSELFKTFAQTLTRAVQALEKEFKDLYKLAQDYVESFDEFKAVQETLKQYFDGLDRYAYQLLREVLVLVEDLYPVPEIKEFTGAINRYVSSKLDGKPVNDVEELKAIAVSFVKAINLIVERLISSANLHLSEPTFGSDSLTSFVTFKLVPYVSSVQFSPWNFVRNEKMFSLRDLVHQLRLYAFNPFARVPLFSMHGQLADGGHFFTFDDKHFTFPGSCSYLLAADFVDGNFSLVADMDAGHLKSVTLLDRDSSVELTSSGAVKFNGKETDLPIHKGDVYAFRKYYTVTVGTRYGAQVMCTTDLKICHFFVSGFYLGRLRGLLGNGNHEPYDDLALPDGKIADGSTVFANHYKTSAACGAVADHGHDSHEHSNPTCSKFFGSDSSLKLCSYLRDSADYKEACNHAAHDAGEKGAEEAACEIAQLYASTCSLYGIPTAAPSQCHKCSTDEGRTVDVGDWFSVKAPQKKADVVVVVDTTLGPLLGELVQATINDLRKELKATGISDVNVAVIGYSKTSKYTSLFSSGGKLDYTGKLGQADLSGPQHCKGLKTGYEPVDKVLQTLQDAGEQVREDLGATSEVNAVQQAFSYPFRATASKSVLIVRSDSFEIAHPGRALGAALGVANVRLRGVSLNMIAPLKNLGLANTKDQSKVKSIVGFNEKVVFPINDKKRVVGSADQRKALKYDDVAGVVAVERSGGNFFVLQNFSQQKTPKDKKQFISIVAAVLADQLSRTETTNDCLCYLRGGLHPEAVCSATDVQMLPPSKKAGGAKG, translated from the exons ATGGGGATCCTTGGCGGCAGCAGGAGGTCCCTGCTCTGTGGCTTCCTGGTGACGCTAGTGCTGTTCGAAAGTGCTTTCGCAG CCTCCTGCAAAACCGGGTGCCCAACAC CGGACAAGTCTAGCAAGTACAGCTTCAAGCCCGGCACGTTCTACAACTACGATGTGGACAGCTACGTCCAGATCCAGCAGTCGGATGCGGCGGCCAACAAGGAAACGACCCTGAAGGTCGAGGGCAAGATGCAGCTGTACGCCGGCGACAACTGCCAGTACACGCTGAAGGTGTTGTCGCTAACGTCGTACGCACCGGACGGCAAGAAGACACCGTTCGGGGACGAAATCGGCAAGCCGGTCCAGTTTGCGCTCTCGAACGATGAGCTCGCACCGCAACTCTGTGCCGAGGCCGACGATACCGACTTCTCGGTGAACGTGAAGCGCGGTCTGGTGTCACTCTTCCAGTCGGCCCAGGATAAGAGCGTCGAGACGGACGTGTTTGGCGTCTGCCGGACGGACTACTCGAGCCACACGTCCGGCGGGGCGACCGTCGTGAGCAAGTCGCGTGACCTGAGCAACTGCGCCTACCGGGAGTCGCTATCGAACAGTTTTGTGACGCGCATCGTCAACAGCAAGGCCGGCATCAAGTCGACGCCACTGTTGGAGAGCTACTACAACAGCCAACAAACATTCAAGGATGGACTGCTGGAGTCGGTCAAGCTGGGCGAAGAGTACCAGTACATGCCGTACCTGAAGGATAAGGTTGGCGTGACGGCCAAGATGACGACGAAGCTGACGCTGACCGGCCAGCAGGGTGGTGCTGCACCGGCACTGGCTGGCAATGCGGAATCCCGTTCGGTTATTTTCGAGAACCCCGACCAACGGTCGGCCGGAAACTTGGCCGTCGTCAAGCAGGAACTGCGGGCGACCATCGATTCGTACGTCAATGGGGCGGTGGGCAAAAAGACTTCGAACCTGTTCCTGGAGCTGATCCAACTGATGCGCTTCTCCACGAAGGAAGACTTCCTGACGCTGTACAACCAGGTGAAGGCTGGCAGTGTTGCCCCGAACAAGTCACTATCGCGCAAGGTCTACCTGGATGCGCTGTTCCGCGTCGGAACGGGTGATGCCGTTGAGGCCATCACGCAGCTGTACAAGAACAAGGAAATCACCGACGCCCAGGAGCAAAAGCTGGCGTTTGTGTCTCTGAACCTGGTCAACTCGATGACGAAGGAAGCACTGAAGGCGGTCAACAAGCTGCTCGATGGGAACCCGCCGCGCGAGGCGTACCTGAGTGTGGGTTCGCTCGTCAGCAAGTACTGCCAGAAACACGGCTGCCAGTCGGCGGACGTGAAGGAAATCTCGAACAAGTTCGGTACCAAGCTGGGCAAGTGCCAGAGCAGCACGCGCGCCGACGAGGACACGATTGTGGCCGTCCTGAAGGGAGTCCGCAACTCGGACAATCTGGTTGCCCCGCTGCTGGACAAGGTGCTGACCTGCACCGGACCGGGAGCTTCGTCGCGGGTTCGCGTGGCCGCTCTGCAGGCACTGCCGGCGGCGTCGTGCAACAAGAAGGTGGTCGCTGCTGCCCTCAACACGCTGAAGGACGCGAGCGAAGACTCGGAGATTCGGATCCACGCGTACCTGTCGCTGGTCGAGTGTCCGTCGGCTAATGTGGCGAACGAGCTGAAGGCGCTGCTGGATCAGGAGAAGGTGTACCAGGTCGGTTCGTTTATCACGTCGCACCTCGCAAGTCTACGCGCCTCGGTTGATACGACGCGTGAGGCCGCCCGCCAACACTTCGGTAAGCTGCGCACCTCGAACAAGTTCCCGTTCGACGTACGGCGGTACTCGTTTAACCGCGAGTTCTCGTACGCCGTCGAATCGCTCGGAGTCGGGGCCAGTGCGGAAGCCAGCGTTATCTACTCGCAGAAGAGTTTCCTCCCGAAATCGGTGGGGGTCAACTTTACCGCGGAACTGTTCGGTAATGCGGTGAACGTGTTCGAGCTGGAGGGCCGTCAGGACAATCTGGAGCGCCTGGTGGAGCACTACTTTGGCCCGAAAGGCTTCTTCTCGGGTCTGGACCTGCAGAGCGCGTACGACCGTGTGGTACAGCAGTACCAGAAGCTGTCGGACAAGGCGAAGGAACGGTTCCGTCGTGGCATCCGCGAGGATATCCGCGCACTGGCCAAAACGGTGGATCTGCACAATGACGCACTGCAGGACTTTAATCTCGATATGACGCTGAAggtgttcggttcggagcTGTTCTTCCTCAGCACCGGCGACAATGTGCCGACCAACCCGGACGAGTTCCTGGACAAGGCGCTCGAGTGCTTCGATAAGCTGGTGGAGGGTGCCAAGAAGTTCGAGCGCACGTTCGAACACCACGCCCTGTTCCTGGACACGGACCTCGTGTACAGCACGGCGCTCGGACTTCCGCTGAGGCTGTCGGCGCACGGTGCCGGAGTGGCCCGGCTAGATGCGGCCGTCGACGTGGACCTGAAGGCACTGGTGAAGGACTACAGCAACGCCAAGTTCAACGTGAAGCTGGCACCGAGCGCTAGCTTCGAGGTGACCGGAACGCTCAGCGTCGACGCATTCAACGTGATGACCGGTCTGCAGGTGGCCGTTTCTGGCCACTCGTCGACCGGAGCAGCCGTCAAGTTTGCGCTGCGGGATGCGTCCGCTTACGACCTAACTGTGGACACGCTCCGGAACAAGCAGGAACTGGTGTCGGTCACCTTCCGCGAGGTGTTTGTGACGCGGGAACGTGGCAATCAGCTCATCACCCTGCCGGCCAAGCGTCACGAGCTGGGCAACAAGTACACGGCCTGTTTCGACAATCTGAACCCCTTCATCGGGGTGACGGTTTGTGTGGCCAACCGAGACCACCAGCGCACGGAGGAGGTGTTCGAGGTGTACCTGGAGGTGGAACCACAGTTCCACTTCTCCGGCCAGCTCGATAACAGCAACCCGAAGCAcgtgtcgctgctgctgagctTCGATACGCCCGGCTCGCAGACGAAACGCTTGACCAACCTGCGCCTGGAAGGTGTGACCGGTGCCGAGCTGTACGTGAAGGCCACCCTGGAGTCACCGATCCGCAACGTGGACTTCCAGCTGGGCGTGAACAACAACGACAAGGAAGTGGCGCTGTACGCGCTGGCTCACAACGGAGCCGAAGAGTACCTGGCCAAGATCGGGTTCGAGAAGGGAGCCTCGGGTGGTCGCGACGAGTACGTGCCGATCTTTACGATCCGCTCGCCGAAAGGCGACGCACAGGTGTCGAAGATCGTGCAGACCACGGGCAAGATTGTGGTTGAGCAGCTGGAGGGTGGCAAACGCAAGTATCACCTGGAGAACATTGAATGGACAAGCCCGTACGCTCCGAAAACCACCGTCAATGGGCACGTGGTGTCGAACAGTGAGGGTAGCTTCGATGCCGCCGTCGACGTCACCGTCGACCAGGTGGTGAGCAACGTCGTGGGCCACCTTGACTTTGACCTGCGGCACGTGAATCTGCAGCTGGAGAAGCGAACACCGAGCGATGCGGCCAAGAACTTCAAGGCGCACCTCGAGGTGGCGTACACGGAGAACTCGTTCAAGAACCTGCTCTCGTTCGCGACCGGCAAGGATTTGGCCAATCCGACGGCCAAGTACGAGCTCAGCCAGCTGGCCGAGTTTACGCTGAAACCGGACGCCAAGGGACTGGAGTCGCTGAAGTTGACCAACAAGCTGCAGGTGCCGAAGCAGACGCTACGGTTGGACTTTGccacgaaccggaaccagttCCTGCTGGACGGCGAGTACGCGTACGAGAAGTACAAGGTTGCGGCCAGCGTCGACGCGAAGTACAACGAGAAGACGGCCGGTGACTACGACGTGCAGGTGGGTGGGTCACTCAACAAGCACTTCTTCAAGTTCTTCGCGAAGCGTATCGTGGAGCAGAACAAGAGTCGCTTCAGCAACCGGCTGACGGCCAGCACTGGGACCAAGGTCGAGCTGAACGGCGCGGTCACGAACCGGTTCACCAGCCAGGAGGGTGAACTGAACCTGGAGGGTGCGCTGGTTGCCGCCGACAAAGCCGCTCCGTACAA GCTTGCGCTGACGGTCGTGTTCAACGCTGCGAACGTCCTGTCCAACGCGAAGGTTCTGGTCGACAAGGAAGAGTTCGCTACGTACGACTTCAAGCTGGAACGTGGCGAGGACCCCAACGGCAAATTCACG TTTACGGTGAAGGACCTGTTCGATGGTAACGGTGAGATGAAGTCGGACAAGGGACAGGGCGACCTGTTCGCCGTGGTTAGCTTCCTGAAGCAGGACCGCAAAGTGAAGCTGGACAGCAAGTTCAAGGTGGTCGCTCCGGTGTACGATGTGTCGGTGGACTTTTTCTACGACTTCGAGAAGGACAACGCCAAGGTGGTGCACTTCGAGACGAAGAACAAGGTCACGCAAACGAGCTTCGACAGCAAGAACGTGGTGGAGGTGTTCTCAGAGCGGTACGAGTTGAACCTGCAAGGCCAGGGCAACCCGAAACCAGTGGACGGAACGTTCTCGAGCAAGTTCAGCCTCGTGCTGCCGACCGGACGTCAACTGGGCGGTGACTTCAAGCGAGACGTTTCGACGAAGGGCGAGAAAAAGTTCGGCAAGATGGTGACCAACCTGTACGACCGGCTGCCGGGTGGCAAGCAGCGCTCGGTACAGTGGACCGGTGAGCTTAAGGATGCAGACTTCAAGGCCAAGCTGTTCGAGTCCGCCCACACGGTGGTATACAGCGATCTGGACTCGAAGACGGTTAAGGTCGACGTCGGAGTGAAGCACGTCCCGGCAGGTACTTACCGGGCGGCGTCCGGTAGCTTGAAGCTGTCCGGAGAGCTGCTTCCGCAGACGGCCGAACTAACGCTGGATGTGGACGAGTACTGTGAGCATCACGCCAAGTATCGCGTTGGCGGCAAGTACGGAGCCGACTTTGGGGCCCAGGTCGATGGGTACTACCacgtcggtggccacggcaaGCCTGCGAACCACGATCTGAAGGTGGCGCTCGCGCTATCCTCCTTCAAGCTGGCGGTCGCTTCGAACGGCAAGTATCTGCAGCCcgaaaccgacgacggtgtgcACGAGCTCGACTACAGTGGCTCGGTGGACTACAACGGTCAGGTTGCGTCCGTGACGACGCACGCCAAGGGTAATCTGGCCCGGGGCAACGGCAACCTGAAGCTGGCCCTGCCCAACGTGGACCCGATCGCCGCGGAAGGCTCGTACACGTACGACGCCAAGGATGGTGGATCACTTGCGACGAACGGAGCGCTGAAGGTGTCGTACGGACAGGGCAAGAACTTTGACTTCTCGGGCTCGGCCAAGGCACCGTCGGCGGACGATGTGCAGGTTCACCTGACGCTCAAGTCCGAGTTTGAGAACGTGCGCAGCGTAGACGTGACGTTCAAGCACGCCAAAGCGGCCGGCAGTGCGTACAACACGAAGCTGCTGGTGACGGCCGATGGCAAGAAGTACAGCGTCGAGAATGCGGTCGTCATGACGGACTCGAACCCGTCGGTCGACTTCACCCTCGGCTACCCGGGCAAGACGGTGAAGGTGTACGGTAGCTACAAGGCGCTTGGCCACAGTGCCTTCAAGGCGGAGGCGAAGGTGCAAAATTTGGCCGACTTCGACCTGGAGGCGAACGTGGAGGGCAACTTTGACAGCTACCAGACGTTCTACTTCAAGCTGTACGGCGATGCGCCGAAGCTGAACGCGAACCAGTTCACGGTGGAGGTGAACGCGAAACCGGGCGCCAACGGCAAGGGACTTAGCTTCCGGGCTTCGGAAGGCGGAAAGGACATTCTGAGCGGCTACGCCGACTACTCCGTCAAGGAGCACGGTTCCGGGAGCGTAATCGAAGGCCAGGGCAGTgtgaaactgtacgataagCAACAGAGCGCGACGTTTAAGGTGGTGCGCGAGCGGCTCTCCGAATCGGGGGCCTCGGTCAAGCTGACGGCCGCGATCGGTAAGAACACGGTACTGTACGACGCTCACGTCCATCCGAACAACTTCCGGCTGAAGATGGCGCTGTGTGACGAGGCGAAGAAGTGTACGAACGTGGAGCTGGCGTCGAAGTTGGAGCGTGCCGATACGAACTCGTTCAAACACGAGGCCCTCGTCTCGGTggaactgcagcagctcggGTACGACCACGAGTTTGGGCTGTCGGCCAAGACGAGTGCCAACGGGCTGCAGCTTGACCACACGACCGACGTGCagctgaaggagaagaagCAACCGAAGTACCAGTACCTGCTGTACATCCAtccgtcgtcggccggcgcCAGTCTAATCCTGCCGACGCgtaccgtcgccgtcgaaggGGTGTTCAGTGTGCCGAAGGACAAGTTTGGGCTGTTCGATGGTAGCGTTTCGTTCTACCTCGACCGGAAGAACGATCCGGACAACAAGGCCACGTTTGGGGTGCGCGCCGAAACGAAGGCCCTCGGGGCGGCCGGTGTCAGTGCGAGTGGAGCGTTGACGTTCTCGCACCCGACCATCAAGGCGCTGGCAGTCCGCGCCAAGGGTAGCCTGGATGGGGAGAAACACGCCGCGGACGGGTCGGTCGAGTTTGACATCTTCAAGAAGGCCAGCGACAAGATCGTCGCCAAGGTGCGGTACGTCAACGGTGACCAGTCGTACCGGGGCTTCAACATTACGTCGGAGGCGAGCGTCAGCAGCAAGGGACTGGGACTGAACTGTGGCTTCAGCGGGCACTCGGCACTGTCGTTTGCGAACCGCCAAGCCAGTGCGGCCGGTTCACTGACGCTACCCTTCGAAGGCTACACCTTCGGTAGCTACTTCTTCGGAAGCCCGGAACAGTTCGACTTCCTGCTCACGCGCTTCGGCGAGGACTTTGTGCGAGCGCACGGATCGTTCGATATCAAGAAGTACCGGGCCGATTTCACGTCCACCGTCCGGCTTGTGCCAAACCGTCCGGTAGTGTTCGAGTCGCAGCTGAGTGGCCTAACGTCGGCATCGTTCGCCTTCAAGCAAGATCCGTTCTTCAGCGCCGACGGCTCGTTCGGCGTCGATAAGGCGATCCTGCTGAACGTGGTCGGCGAAGGGAAGCCGCTGCTGACCGCCAAGGTGACGCTGGACGCGACGCACTTCCTGTCGACCGAGTACAAGGTGGACGAAGCGAACGCGAAGACGTTCGTGGTCGCACTCAACAAGCAGCTGCAGGGTGACTTTGGTGTTGTGAAGGACGACATTACGCAGCGGTACGGCAAACTGACGCAGGAAGTGTCCACGCTGTCGAAGAACGTGCTCAACGCGTTGCCGGACTTTGGCAAGTTCCAGGAAAGCTACCGGAAGCAGCTGCAGAAGCTGCAGGAAGACGTGATGAGCGATCCGACCATCGCCGAGTTCGTGCGAGCGGCCTCGAAGGTGTTCGAGGCGGTTGCCGAGGTGTTTGGCAATCTGTCGCAGGTGTACGTCGAGAGCTTCCGCAAGATTTCCGCCATCGTGAGTGACGTCACCGGGACGTTGGTGGAGACGTTCAACACGAAGGTGCTGCCGGCGCTGAAGGAACTCTCCGCGAAGGTGGAGGCGATGCTGTTTAACGTGTACGAAGAAACGGTCAaactggtggtggccatgttCGAGCGCACCGTCAAGGCGCTGAAGGTGTTCGAGGAGGACTTCAATAAGATCGCCGGCAACGTGTCGGAGCTGTTCAAGACGTTCGCCCAAACGCTCACCCGGGCCGTCCAGGCGCTGGAGAAGGAGTTTAAGGATCTGTACAAGCTCGCCCAGGACTACGTCGAGTCGTTCGACGAGTTCAAGGCGGTGCAGGAAACACTGAAGCAGTACTTCGATGGGCTCGATCGGTACGCCTACCAGCTGCTGCGGgaggtgctggtgttggtcgAAGACCTTTACCCGGTGCCGGAGATCAAGGAGTTCACCGGAGCGATCAACCGGTACGTCAGCAGCAAGCTGGACGGCAAGCCGGTCAACGATGTCGAGGAACTGAAGGCTATCGCCGTAAGCTTCGTGAAGGCCATCAACCTGATCGTGGAGCGGCTCATCTCGAGCGCCAATCTTCACTTGTCCGAGCCGACCTTCGGTAGCGATAGTCTGACGTCGTTCGTCACTTTCAAACTGGTCCCTTACGTATCGAGCGTCCAGTTCAGTCCGTGGAACTTTGTCCGGAACGAGAAGATGTTCTCGCTCCGGGACTTGGTCCACCAGCTGCGTCTGTACGCGTTCAATCCGTTCGCACGTGTCCCACTGTTCAGCATGCACGGTCAGCTGGCCGACGGAGGTCACTTCTTCACGTTCGACGACAAACACTTTACGTTCCCGGGCAGCTGCTCGTACCTGCTGGCCGCCGACTTTGTCGATGGAAACTTCAGCCTCGTCGCGGACATGGACGCCGGCCATCTGAAGTCGGTGACACTGCTCGACCGGGACTCGTCGGTGGAGCTGACCAGCAGTGGAGCGGTGAAGTTCAATGGCAAGGAAACCGATCTGCCGATTCACAAGGGTGATGTGTACGCGTTCCGCAAGTACTACACCGTCACCGTGGGCACCCGGTACGGCGCCCAGGTGATGTGCACGACCGACCTGAAGATCTGTCACTTCTTCGTGTCCGGCTTCTACCTCGGCCGTCTGCGCGGTCTGCTCGGTAACGGAAACCACGAGCCGTACGACGATCTTGCCCTTCCGGACGGCAAGATCGCGGACGGATCGACCGTCTTTGCGAACCACTACAAAACGAGCGCGGCATGTGGTGCCGTCGCCGACCACGGACACGATTCGCACGAGCACTCGAATCCGACCTGCTCCAagttcttcggttccgacTCGTCGCTGAAGCTCTGCTCGTACCTGCGCGACTCGGCCGACTACAAGGAAGCGTGTAACCACGCGGCCCACGATGCTGGGGAAAAGGGGGCGGAAGAGGCCGCCTGTGAGATTGCACAGCTCTACGCTTCGACCTGCAGCCTGTACGGTATCCCGACGGCTGCGCCTAGCCAGTGCCACAAGTGTTCGACGGACGAGGGCCGCACGGTGGACGTGGGCGACTGGTTCTCGGTGAAGGCACCGCAGAAGAAGGccgacgtggtggtggtggttgataCGACACTGGGACCGCTGCTCGGGGAGCTGGTGCAGGCCACGATCAACGACCTGCGCAAGGAGCTGAAGGCAACGGGCATCAGCGACGTGAACGTGGCCGTGATCGGGTACAGCAAGACCAGCAAGTACACGAGCCTCTTCTCGAGCGGTGGCAAGCTGGACTACACCGGCAAGCTGGGCCAGGCGGACCTGAGTGGACCGCAGCACTGCAAGGGACTGAAGACGGGCTACGAACCGGTCGACAAGGTGCTGCAGACGCTCCAAGATGCGGGCGAGCAGGTCCGCGAAGACCTGGGAGCCACCAGCGAGGTGAACGCCGTGCAACAAGCATTCTCTTACCCGTtccgggccaccgccagcaaGTCGGTGCTGATCGTTCGCTCGGACTCGTTCGAAATCGCTCATCCG GGCCGCGCTCTCGGTGCAGCGCTTGGAGTGGCCAACGTGCGGCTGCGAGGCGTTTCACTCAACATGATCGCCCCCCTGAAGAACCTCGGTCTCGCGAACACTAAGGACCAGTCGAAGGTCAAATCGATTGTTG GCTTCAACGAGAAGGTGGTGTTCCCGATCAACGACAAGAAGCGCGTCGTCGGCTCGGCCGACCAGCGGAAGGCCCTGAAGTACGACGACGTGGCCGGTGTGGTCGCGGTCGAGCGATCGGGCGGTAACTTCTTCGTGCTGCAGAACTTCTCCCAGCAGAAGACGCCGAAGGACAAGAAGCAGTTCATTTCGATCGTTGCCGCCGTGCTGGCGGATCAGCTGTCGCGAACGGAAACGACCAACGACTGCCTGTGCTACCTGCGCGGCGGTCTCCACCCGGAGGCGGTCTGCTCCGCCACCGACGTTCAGATGCTGCCGCCATCG AAGAAAGCTGGCGGAGCTAAGGGATAG